A genomic region of Notamacropus eugenii isolate mMacEug1 chromosome 3, mMacEug1.pri_v2, whole genome shotgun sequence contains the following coding sequences:
- the DCP1B gene encoding mRNA-decapping enzyme 1B isoform X6, which translates to MNRLSMENRTEPITKDLDFQLQDPFLLYRNARLSIYGIWFYDKEECQRIAELMKSLTQYEQLKARHGARAGISPMILNSGEGKEVDILRMLTKAKDEYTKCKTCSEPKQITSSSAIYDNPNLIKPIPVKPSEGQHQRVPQQGQNLDPEPQHLSLTTLFGKPDKTTYKEVTEQKSQLLPPTPQQQQEKPPIRQGVVRSLSYEEPKRNSPTPEKQLCPAIQKLMVRGTDLHPVSELPETRLCENGSVHPVGEVFTGLFQPVTPHSIGTSHRVQNTSGTQSLLEKLQGTPGSVSKLESSTTVPTSSTAPIFSRSTTPAAPAAQIKSIGQPQLVYFNGCLPPQTLGPQTLRKEEPKVSRETLPLSGNQTSSSGVISPQELLKKLQIVQQEQQLHSSNRPALAAKFPVVTQNARTLKPLEDWIDKTSSAEKQTSLFQEVISPQHIPATVAPSLLMSPMVFSQPTPSSPKVSESGLLPLGSKEPNAAATTLLLPIKNPEASVINNNLLTKLQLQETLLHLIQNDDNFLNIINEAYLFSVTQAAMKKTTM; encoded by the exons TGTCCATTTATGGAATTTGGTTTTATGATAAGGAAGAATGCCAAAGAATTGCAGAGCTCATGAAAAG CCTGACTCAATATGAGCAACTGAAAGCCCGTCACGGGGCTAGAGCAGGAATCTCCCCAATGATCCTTAATTCAGGAGAGGGCAAGGAAGTTGATATCTTACGAATGCTCACCAAGGCCAAAGATGAATACACCAAG TGTAAAACATGTTCTGAGCCAAAACAGATAACCAGTTCATCTGCCATCTATGACAACCCCAATCTGATAAAGCCAATTCCAGTGAAGCCTAGTGAAGGCCAACACCAGCGTGTCCCTCAACAAGGCCAG AACTTAGATCCTGAACCACAGCACTTATCCTTGACAACACTCTTCGGAAAACCAGATAAAACCACTTATAAGGAAGTAACAGAGCAGAAATCACAACTGCTGCCACCAACACCACAGCAGCAACAAGAGAAACCTCCCATCAGACAAGGGGTAGTACGTTCCCTTTCCTATGAAGAACCCAAAAGAAATTCACCAACCCCAGAGAAGCAGCTTTGTCCAGCCATTCAGAAACTTATGGTGCGGGGCACAGATCTCCATCCAGTGTCAGAGCTACCTGAAACTCGGTTATGTGAAAATGGCAGCGTTCACCCTGTAGGAGAGGTTTTCACTGGTCTTTTCCAACCAGTGACCCCACATAGCATTGGGACATCTCACAGAGTACAAAATACATCTGGAACTCAGAGCCTTTTAGAGAAACTTCAGGGTACCCCTGGATCAGTGAGCAAGTTAGAGTCCAGTACAACAGTGCCTACTAGTTCAACTGCACCAATTTTCAGCAGGAGTACTACTCCTGCTGCCCCTGCAGCACAGATAAAGAGTATAGGCCAGCCACAGCTGGTGTACTTCAATGGCTGTCTTCCACCTCAGACTTtggggcctcagacacttcgAAAAGAAGAGCCTAAAGTTTCAAGGGAAACCCTCCCCCTCTCTGGCAACCAAACAAGCAGTTCTGGAGTGATATCTCCTCAAGAGTTGCTGAAAAAGCTCCAGATTGTACAGCAGGAGCAGCAGTTGCATTCTTCTAACAGACCTGCCTTAGCTGCTAAGTTTCCTGTAGTTACCCAGAATGCCAGGACTCTGAAACCCTTGGAAGACTGGATTGACAAGACATCTAGTGCAGAAAAACAGACCTCTCTTTTTCAG GAGGTCATCTCACCTCAACACATTCCTGCTACTGTGGCTCCTTCTCTACTGATGTCCCCTATGGTGTTCTCTCAGCCTACACCTTCCTCACCCAAGGTTAGTGAGAGTGGATTGTTGCCACTAGGAAGCAAAGAACCCAATGCAGCTGCTACCACCCTTCTTCTGCCAATTAAGAACCCAGAGGCTTCTGTGATTAACAACAACTTGCTGACCAAACTCCAGCTTCAGGAAACACTTCTGCATCTCATCCAG AATGATGACAATTTCTTAAATATAATCAATGAAGCTTATCTCTTCAGCGTCACACAAGCAGCCATGAAAAAGACTACTatgtaa
- the DCP1B gene encoding mRNA-decapping enzyme 1B isoform X5 — protein MNRLSMENRTEPITKDLDFQLQDPFLLYRNARLSIYGIWFYDKEECQRIAELMKRTEVSNFLAAYETKFPSMTEIKILTQYEQLKARHGARAGISPMILNSGEGKEVDILRMLTKAKDEYTKCKTCSEPKQITSSSAIYDNPNLIKPIPVKPSEGQHQRVPQQGQNLDPEPQHLSLTTLFGKPDKTTYKEVTEQKSQLLPPTPQQQQEKPPIRQGVVRSLSYEEPKRNSPTPEKQLCPAIQKLMVRGTDLHPVSELPETRLCENGSVHPVGEVFTGLFQPVTPHSIGTSHRVQNTSGTQSLLEKLQGTPGSVSKLESSTTVPTSSTAPIFSRSTTPAAPAAQIKSIGQPQLVYFNGCLPPQTLGPQTLRKEEPKVSRETLPLSGNQTSSSGVISPQELLKKLQIVQQEQQLHSSNRPALAAKFPVVTQNARTLKPLEDWIDKTSSAEKQTSLFQEVISPQHIPATVAPSLLMSPMVFSQPTPSSPKVSESGLLPLGSKEPNAAATTLLLPIKNPEASVINNNLLTKLQLQETLLHLIQNDDNFLNIINEAYLFSVTQAAMKKTTM, from the exons TGTCCATTTATGGAATTTGGTTTTATGATAAGGAAGAATGCCAAAGAATTGCAGAGCTCATGAAAAG GACAGAAGTGTCAAACTTTCTTGCTGCATATGAGACAAAATTCCCAAGTATGACagagattaaaat CCTGACTCAATATGAGCAACTGAAAGCCCGTCACGGGGCTAGAGCAGGAATCTCCCCAATGATCCTTAATTCAGGAGAGGGCAAGGAAGTTGATATCTTACGAATGCTCACCAAGGCCAAAGATGAATACACCAAG TGTAAAACATGTTCTGAGCCAAAACAGATAACCAGTTCATCTGCCATCTATGACAACCCCAATCTGATAAAGCCAATTCCAGTGAAGCCTAGTGAAGGCCAACACCAGCGTGTCCCTCAACAAGGCCAG AACTTAGATCCTGAACCACAGCACTTATCCTTGACAACACTCTTCGGAAAACCAGATAAAACCACTTATAAGGAAGTAACAGAGCAGAAATCACAACTGCTGCCACCAACACCACAGCAGCAACAAGAGAAACCTCCCATCAGACAAGGGGTAGTACGTTCCCTTTCCTATGAAGAACCCAAAAGAAATTCACCAACCCCAGAGAAGCAGCTTTGTCCAGCCATTCAGAAACTTATGGTGCGGGGCACAGATCTCCATCCAGTGTCAGAGCTACCTGAAACTCGGTTATGTGAAAATGGCAGCGTTCACCCTGTAGGAGAGGTTTTCACTGGTCTTTTCCAACCAGTGACCCCACATAGCATTGGGACATCTCACAGAGTACAAAATACATCTGGAACTCAGAGCCTTTTAGAGAAACTTCAGGGTACCCCTGGATCAGTGAGCAAGTTAGAGTCCAGTACAACAGTGCCTACTAGTTCAACTGCACCAATTTTCAGCAGGAGTACTACTCCTGCTGCCCCTGCAGCACAGATAAAGAGTATAGGCCAGCCACAGCTGGTGTACTTCAATGGCTGTCTTCCACCTCAGACTTtggggcctcagacacttcgAAAAGAAGAGCCTAAAGTTTCAAGGGAAACCCTCCCCCTCTCTGGCAACCAAACAAGCAGTTCTGGAGTGATATCTCCTCAAGAGTTGCTGAAAAAGCTCCAGATTGTACAGCAGGAGCAGCAGTTGCATTCTTCTAACAGACCTGCCTTAGCTGCTAAGTTTCCTGTAGTTACCCAGAATGCCAGGACTCTGAAACCCTTGGAAGACTGGATTGACAAGACATCTAGTGCAGAAAAACAGACCTCTCTTTTTCAG GAGGTCATCTCACCTCAACACATTCCTGCTACTGTGGCTCCTTCTCTACTGATGTCCCCTATGGTGTTCTCTCAGCCTACACCTTCCTCACCCAAGGTTAGTGAGAGTGGATTGTTGCCACTAGGAAGCAAAGAACCCAATGCAGCTGCTACCACCCTTCTTCTGCCAATTAAGAACCCAGAGGCTTCTGTGATTAACAACAACTTGCTGACCAAACTCCAGCTTCAGGAAACACTTCTGCATCTCATCCAG AATGATGACAATTTCTTAAATATAATCAATGAAGCTTATCTCTTCAGCGTCACACAAGCAGCCATGAAAAAGACTACTatgtaa